The DNA window TTAGAATATGTATATGAAAGAATAATACAAGAGGGTAATCTACTTATTCAGAAGATGCCGACTATTATTCTATCAGGAGACTCTAACTTAATGACCTTAAATCAACAAGATTTAATAAAGCAAGCCGCAGAAGCTGAAATCATAAAAGAAAATCTCATTAAAAATATGAGACAAGAACTGGACGAAATTTAGTTGTATTAGCCTCATTTGTAGAGGCTATACTATACTAATTTAATTTTTAAGCATTTATATGTTCTAAATGTAGATACATTACAACGTCTCCTTTTTTTACATGCCAAGACCTCCTTTTAATGTTTGCAAATTCACTTTTGCCTTCGTTTTGACAATAAGCCCTGTAAATAAGTTTTTGCTCTTCACTCATAAAGTCAATAATGTCAATAAAATCTCCAACCAAAGGATCTGTTGGAAAATCAATTTCTGCAATTGCAATCTCTAACTTGTTAATTTCCGTAGATAGTAATACTATTTTCATGTTATTAGTTTTAATTAATATTTGTTATTCCAAAATTAAATCTTTTCCTTATAAATTATTACGGTTATCCATAATATGTAATTTTAAGACCTTTCCCTTTAAGTGTAAAGAAAAGATTTTGCAGTATGGAAATTTATTTTATGTTTGCAAGTATTTAAAGTCTTAGCTTTCATTACAATATAATTTAATTATCAATAGCAAAGTGAAAATTCCATGTGAATATAGGGCAGATGCAACTGATTCCTATTACTTAAGCCTAAACTTCAGAAATTATTTTTATGTTTCGGGGGTAAAAATGGGGTACATGTTCTATAGGCTTTTTTAATGAAGGGAAAGTTGTAGCCTCACCAGGGATCGAACCTGGATCTAAAGTTTAGGAAACTCTTATTCTATCCATTGAACTATGAGGCCTTTAAAGGAATAAATTTACACATTATTTTAAACCGATAACAATAAAAGAATCTGCTCTTTAGGAGCAGATTCAGTAGATAAAACATCTCATTTTTTTAATTAGACAACAATAAAAAGCACAGCCGACAATGCTGTGCTTAAATTTTTATTTCAAATTTAATTGCAATTTCAATAGTAGTAAGAAAAGCAAATAAAGTTTCCACTTCGATTATTATTACATAGTAAATGTAGCGATATTTTTAATACGATGTATGAATTAAATGTTAAAATTCACAAGTTATCCACATTTTATTGTGGATAAGTCTGTCAAGCTGCTACTGCCGGGCGTTTTTGATACCTGTCATTATTCACATTCATGGTGATTCCTGTTTAAAGAGTTAGAAAAATTAATGTTCTTCAAGATATGTAAGGATAAAATCATTAAGCGTCTTTTTTTCTTCATCGCTGCCTTTGTTATCCATATGTCCATGATTGATGGAGGTTGGCTGTATGATCATATGATATTTTTTCTGTTCGTCTTCCGTAGGTAAAACGCCTTCATCAGCAGGATAATCATTGGAGCGCAATGAATAAATCTTAGGAACAGAAGTTCTTGGAAGAAACATTCTCCTGTTATCCATGGTAATAATTTTGTAGACCAGATTAGGATGTTGATTTCCAAATAATGCTGCCATATCACCACCATTAGAATGTCCGATGATAGTCAGATGCTTGTAATCGAGATCAGGTTGTATTTTCTTAAGCTCATTTAAAACAAATAAAATATTATCAGAGCCGTTTTGCCAGAAAGGCCTTCTTACCAGTTGTAAATTTCCTTCTGTAGGTAAAAGGGCATCGGTAGGAAGCTCATGCTGAATACTTACTGTAACATATCCTTTGGAAGCCAGTTTTTCAGTCAGATAAGAATATACAAAATAATCTCCGCCTTTGTTAAGACCATAGCCATGATTGAAAATAACAACCTGCTGGTTGGGAATTTTTTGTTCTGCCTGAGGTTTATAAACAGCAATGGGGATTCTCCGGTTTCTACTCTGATCAAATAAAGTTAAAGTATCCAATTTTACTTGATAATTACCGGATGAGGTTACATTTTTCTTTACTGAACAGGCAATAAAAAGGGCGAAAACGGGAAGGAAGCAACATATTTTTTTATAATTCATAGTGAGATGAGCTTATCACAAAAATCTGAATTTTCTGTGAGATGAGAAGCTTTTAAAATAATTTTATACATAAGAAAGAGCAGCCAAAAGCCACTCTGTAATGTATTTTACAAAATATATTATTAATATACACATCCGCAGCCGGTTTCCCATGGCATGCAATCACGTTGAGGTTCATGACAGGTGCCACCACCAGGGTTACCTCCGCCGGTAGATCTGTAGCAGGTTCCGCCACTGCAGTAATATGAACCCGAAACAGCAGGACAGTTTCCTTCAATATCACAGTCTGCATAAGCATAATCGCCGCCATTGATCGATATCAGATGGCTTCTTTTTAATTTTTTTAAGTTTTTCATAGTAATTGATTTTTAATTAGTTATTGACTAAAATATGAAAAATATAAGACTTATTGATGCTGTTCAATGCTTGCTTTAGCTCTATACTTTTTATCTAGCTCACGAACAAGATCCATCGTAGTTGATGACAGTATGTACGCTTCTTTATTTTTTTTCGATGCTTTATCATACAGATATACAAATTGAAAAGGATCATCAATATGTTTGATTAATTCTTTTTTATACCCTGCTTTTGCTATAATGTCCGACATATAATATCCGGGAACGTGACCGCTGGTGTTCCAGTTATTAATCAATTTGTTGATTTTCAAACTCGATCGGTCCAAAGGTTTTATAGACAATAGGGAATCTATATTTTTAATGACTTTTGCGCCGTCTGCAAGGAATTCGGGGCCAGCTTCTCTCTGAAATTCCAGCAGCTTCATTGCATTTTTCCCTTCATAAATCTTATCTGTAAGATCAGCGCTTCCCTCATTCAGTATTTTTTTAAGCAGGCTTATCAGGACTTTATCCTGGTTTTCCACCTCAAATACAAGCTGTGGACGCAGAACGTGATGAAACTCATGGCCGCCCATAGCTCCCATTTTATTGGCATCGTGAAAATATGCTGCGATCAGCGTGAACACCATCCAGCCATTCTCTACATGGGCATCATTGTGAATAGGGATAATGCTGACGTTATATTCCGGGGCTTTTTTCTGATATTTTTTGGGAAGCATCGCATAGGTGTACTGATAACAAGCATCAAAATACCTTTCAGGATCTTTCTTAATATCAGTGAGATATTTCTTCATGTTGTCCTCATTCACTTTATACTCATTAATATTATAAAACCACCAGTTTTTCATTGGTTCTTTTAATCTTTCCTGTAAGATGGCAGCGTTTTTTGGCATATAAACGATCTCCATAATCTTTCTGTAATTATCTGTAAAAGTACTGTCAACACCCTGATCTTTCAGATAAACCTGTATGGCTTTATTTTCTAAAAACTGATTCCATACTTTCTTGTCAAGAGGCTTGTCTTTTTTTAAATTTTCTGTTAATTTGAAATATTCCCAGCAGCTTGAATCGTCGAAGGTTTGAGAATATATCATTTGAGAAGAAAGAAAAATAAACAATATTAATAGAATTCGATGTATCATAAATTTATTTTTAATTAAATAACTAAAATACTAAAATTGCCTTGGTTATTGTGATTTAATTTAAGATAACGTAAGTAGGTTTATTTTTTGAGATAGATTTAATAATATTCAACTTGATAAAGCGATTATTATGCAGCCATAATTAACTAAAAGAATCAGAAACAACATTTTTCAATTTTGAAAGTCAAATTTATAAAGCGATATTTTACACTTTTTTAACTTGTTGTTATCTTCTACTTTGCTCACGAAATCAAAATTTTAAAATATATTCTACCATAAAGAAATCCTATTATTTATTTCAAAATGAAAATTCCATGATAATGGTTCAAAATAAAACAGAGAGCTCCATAGTCCTCTGTTTTATTTAATTTATCGTTACTAATTATGATGTAGGCAAATAAATGATTGAAATAGTATTGGTAAGACTTCTGTTATAATTATTAGCTTCTGTATTCAGATTGTATTGATTTCCTGCTGTTCCCGGTGTAATATATTTCACGAGGGGTACTGTTTTCTCTCCTGATTGTAGATAGATAATGCTTTTTAGATTGAGATATGTGATGAAATTGCTTCCCTGTGCAGAATCCAGAATTTCAGTGGCATCATAAAAAATCAGATCTGTTAATCCATTGGAAGGGAATGATCCTGTATAGGGTTTAGATAAACCCAGACGAAGTGGTGTTTTTATATTACTGTTAGGATTATAATTATTTCCCCATGGTTTAAGAAGGATATTCATATTGACTAAGTAATATCCGGTATAAGGAGCTGTAAATTCCCCTGTTGATACATTAAAAGTATTGAGCTTGTCGGTGGCTTTATTGTCAAATATAAACTTTCTAATATTATTTCCTAAATCATTGCTTACGAAACTTAGATCATTTCCTGAAAGTTTCATATTGACTAAAGTAATCAACTTGTTTAAAAGGATATTATTTATTTTCTGATTCAATTCCTCACCACTGACAAAAATATTCCATTTTCCATTGCTGAAAGAATAGAGTCTGTTTTTTAGAACATCATCATTTGTATTCAATGGAGTCCCATTGTTTCCATCCATAAGATTAAATACCAATAATCCATTTGCCGGGTTATTGATGGTGGTAACATCCGTAACTCCGGATAATGAAACTCTTGGTATCAACAATCCTTTATGAGCTGAATTAATATGAAGGGCAGCACTTTTGTCCAGATTGGAGCCTGTATTGATCCCAACTTGTGAATAATAAAATGTTCCGAAACACAAGGCTGATAATAGGTAAGCTTTCATAGTATTAATTTACGATTGGGAGATATACTATTGTTATATTGTTCACTTGTGATCTGTTGTATCCCAAACTTTCCGTATCGATTGAATAGATATTGTTACCTGCAGTAGTACCGGGAGTAATGTATCGGGTAAGAAAACATATCTTTTCATCTTTGTTCATATAGATAACCCCGGAAACCTTAATCGTTAATGGTTGCTGATCATCAGTAACTGCATTTAACGGCTGATTTAGAAAAGCAAATGTTGCATTTCCGTTATACACAAATGTTGTATAGGGTTTGCTTACTCCCAGCCGCACAATATTCGTGGTACTTTGTGCCTGATAACTTTTCAGCAATACAGACGCATCTATTTGATAATATCCGTTTTTAGGGGCTTTGAACTCCGAATTTACGGCATCGTAGGTATTGTTTTTATCAAAAACCTTAGTGTTAAAATAGAGTCTTCTAATATTTGCTCCAAGATCATTACCTATATAAGATGTGTCGTTGCTGCCGGATGAAACATTGGCTACTACCTGTAATTGCGGAACGCCAAGCCCTTCGATTGCTGTGTTCAGCACAGTATCTGTTACCAACAGATCCCATGAATTGGTGGTGGCAGAAAAAACATAGAAGTTATCTGCAATTACATTATTACCAGTTCCTGTTGAACTCGTTAAATTATATACAATTAAGCCATTTGCAGGGTTAGGAATAGTTGAAAGATCGGTCTTGTTTTGTAGACTTACCCTTGGGATGAGCAATCCTTTGTTGGAATGCTTAATATCTAAAACTGCGCTTGGATCAGGGTTGATTGTGTTAATCCCTACTTGGGCGCGCATAGTTATCCCAAATAAAAAAAATACAGAAATAATTGTGTTTTTCATTATTGCTTTACAGTTAAATAACATGTTTGTAAAGGCAAATATATTGGTTTATTTTCTTCTTTTTTTAAGGTGAGGTTATGTGTACTTGATTCATTTTCAATTATTTGAAATATTTTAATTAATTATTCTATTTATATGAATGATATTGAGTGAAATAATGGTTTACGAGTGATATATCTTCTATGTATTGATTATTTTTATTAAAAAGTTTTTTTTTTGATAAGTGTCTTGAGACAGGAGAACTTAAAATTTCAGGCAGCTTAATCATGATCATAAATAATATAATCAGATTGATGGATTTTAAATTATATAGTGAACAGGAGAATTATTGAAAAATCCCGGTATACCATGGATAAGATGTGATGATAGCTACTGGCGTTGTTCAAGTACCCAGCTTCATCAGGTCATTGAAGAAAAAACAGAGAGCTCAATGGCTCTCTGTTTGTATTTTAATTTTCAAGTTTTTCCTTGATATATTTTGCGGTGTACGACTTTTTGTTTTTTGTTAAATCTTCCGGAGTTCCGGCAAAAACAACTTCACCACCGTGTTTTCCTGCCTCGGGACCAATATCAATGATAAAGTCTGCAGATTTAATAATATCAGGCTGATGCTCGATAACGATAACAGAATGACCCAGATCAATCAATGCTTGTAATGACTTCAGTAATTTCTGAATATCATGGAAGTGAAGACCGGTAGAAGGTTCGTCAAAAATAAACAGCGTTTTATCCGTTGTTACCCCTTTTACCAGGAATGATGCCAGTTTCACACGTTGCGCTTCACCACCGGAAAGGGTAGAGGAGCTTTGTCCCAGTTGTAGGTAACCTAATCCAACTTCCTGTAAAGGTCTCAGTTTGGTTACAATTTTCTCTTCATTATTATCTTTAAAGAATGCCAATGCTTCGTCCACAGTCATGTGAAGGATATCAGAGATGCTTTTTTCATCAAATTTCACCTCCAGAATTTCACTTTTGAAACGAGTTCCTTTACAAACTTCACACTCCAGTTCAATATCTGCCATAAACTGCATGGAAACATTGATGACGCCTTCTCCTTTACATTCATCACATCTTCCGCCATCAACATTGAAGGAGAAATGTTTCGGCTTATAGCCCATCATTTTTGCTACTTTCTGCTTGGCAAAAAGATCACGGATGTCGTCGTAAGCTTTCAGATAGGTTACCGGGTTGGAGCGTGAAGATTTTCCGATAGGATTCTGATCGATTAATTCAATATTCTTGATCAGTTTTTTTGGAAACTCTACCGAATCATAATCTCCCTTTTTACCTCCCATTCCCAGTTGAATCTGGATATCATTGGTTAAAATCTCTTTCATCAATGTAGATTTTCCACTTCCTGAAACTCCGGAGATCACCACAAGGTTTTCCAATGGAATATCAACATCGATATTTTTAAGATTATTCTGACGGGCTCCTTTAATATGAATCCATTCTTTTGCTTTTCTACGTTTTTCCGGTACTTTGATTTCCAATCTTCCGGTAAGATATTCTGAAGTAAGCGTATTGGCTTTTTTAAGATCTTTATAATCTCCTGCAAATACAAGCTCGCCACCAAGATAACCGGCTTCCGGCCCGATGTCTATAATATAATCTGCGGCTCTCATTACATCTTCATCATGCTCTACAACGATTACGGTGTTGCCAAGATCACGAAGATTTTTTAATACTTCAATCAGATTTTCAGTATCCTTAGAATGAAGACCGATAGAAGGTTCATCCAAAATATAGATGGAACCGACCAAAGAGCTTCCTAAACTCGTTGCAAGATTAATTCTCTGGCTTTCACCTCCGGACAATGTATTTGAAGTTCTGTTGAGTGTTAAATATCCTAATCCTACTTTTAATAAAAACTCTAGACGGGTGGTAATTTCATACAACAATCGTTTGGCAACTTCTTTATCGTGGTCAGACAATTGTAATCCGTTAATTACCGGTGCCAGTTCATCCAAAGGAAGTTCAATCATGGATTGAATATTGTGGCCGTCTATCTTTACCCAGCTCGTTTCCTCGCGCAGTCTTAAGCCTTCACAGGTAGAGCAAAGGGTTTTCCCTCTGTAGCGGGACAGCATTACACGGTATTGGATTTTGTATAAGTTTTCTTCAAGCATTTTGAAGAAATTATTAATAGAAGGGAAATTGTTTTTCCCGTCACCTTTCCAAAGAAAATTTTTCTGCTCCTTTGTCAACTGATGATAAGGTTTATGAATCGGGAAATCACCTGCTTTTTTAATGAAATCCTTCTTCCATTCGCTCATCGTTTCTCCTCTCCAGGAAACTACGGCATCTTCATATACAGATAATGTTTTGTTCGGAACTACAAGATCTTCATCTATTCCGATTACCTTTCCATATCCTTCGCAAGCCGGACACGCTCCATAAGGATTGTTGAAACTGAAAAAATGAACGTTTGGCTCAAGAAACTCCATGCCGTCAAGTTCAAATTTATTGGAAAACTCTTTTGTTTTTCCTGTATCTGTATTCTTCAGAGAACAATAGCCACGACCTTCATAGAATGCCATTTGAATAGAATCTGCTAAACGCTGTAAGAAACTTTCATCTTCTTCATAAGAAAAACGGTCAATGACAAGATTGATCATCATCCCTTTTTCAGGAACAAATCCGAAGCTTTCCAAATCTTCAATTCCAGCCACATTTCCATTGATTTCAAGTCTTGTGAAACCTGCAAGCTTTAAAATATTTAAATTTTCCTTGAAATTGTCTGCATCATATTCTAACGGCGCAGTCAGTAGAAAAGAACTGTCTTTTTTGGAAGCTTTAATAAAATCTACCACATCGGAAACCGAATCTTTTTTAACTTCTTCCCCCGAAATCGGAGAATATGTTTTCCCGATTCTGGCAAATAAAAGCTTCATATAATCATAGATCTCAGTAGAAGTTCCTACTGTAGATCGCGGATTGGAAGAAATTACTTTCTGTTGTATGGCAATAGAAGGAGCCAGTCCTTTGATGTCATCTACTTTAGGCTTTTCTAATTTGCCTAAAAACTGACGTGCATAAGAACTCAAACTTTCCACATACCTTCGCTGGCCTTCTGCGTAAATAGTATCAAAAGCCAGAGATGATTTTCCACTTCCTGAAACTCCGGTAATAACAATAAGTTTATTTTTAGGAATCAGGACGTCTATATGTTTCAGATTATTAAGATGTGCATTCTTAACGTAAATCTGTTTTTTTATATCTATTTCTGTCGTATTAGCCATATTTTGTTTGTTCATAAAAGCTACTGAGTCATATTATAAGCTGTCAGTAACTGGTGTTTTATCTTGAAATTTTCAAGATTTGCCATCAATTGAACGTATTAATATATTCCTGAATTCACCTGAGCCAGAGAAACGAACATTAAAAAATGATGCTCCAAAACACAGTTGAAAAAGAATACTTTCAACGTAAAATTAAGACCCACAAAATTACGAATTTTTAGTGAAAAATATCTATCAATTCTTTTTCAAAATATTATAGAATTAACCTATATCATACGCAGTCGAATCCTAAATAGGGAATGTGTATCAAAGAAAATAGTATATATTTTTTAGACTTATTTTGTATTTACTGTTTATTTTTATTGTGACAGAAGTAATTTTAGAATTTTCATTGCGTTTTTATGTGAGGGTATTGTTTTATGTTTTAAAATTATTTAAAATTGTATTCATAAATATGTAATATAGAAATGAGAAAATTATTCAGAGATCTAGTTACACATTTAATGAGAAAAAGGTAAAATTCTCCCTCAGACACAGGATGTAGCATTTCAATGTTACATCTTTTTTTATGACAAGTATCATTTGCCTGTCTTGATGAACTCTCTTACTTTTGATCCCTGTTATTAAGAAACTACGGAAACGATTATGATCAAAAAGATAGGAAGTGTTTTTTTTCTGGGCTCTTTGCTTTGGGTAAATGCACAGGAAAAGACCACAGATATTGAGAATGTTGAATTTCAGGGGAAATTCATTTCTACTCCTTATAAAAGTGCTAACCAGAATATCACCGTTATTACCAGAGAAGATATCATTAATTCTCCGGCTAAAAGTATTGATGAAATCCTTCAGCAGGTTTCCGGAATGGATATAAGAAGGAGAGGAGCAAATGGAGTACAGAGTGACATTACGTTCCGTGGAAGTTCTTTTGAACAGGTTTTATTGTTGTTGAACGGAATCAGAATGAATGACTCCCAGACGGGACACAATAATATGAATATGCCGGTAGATCTTGATGATGTAGAAAAGATTGAGGTGATCAAAGGGCCGGCAGCCAGACGTTTTGGCCAAAATGCCTATGCAGGTGTTATCAATATCATTACCAAAACAACTCCCGGAAAAAGAGTGGAAATAAGTGCTGACGGAGGCGATTACGGATCTTACGGATTGGGAATGAACGCTCAGATAGGCAATGAAAAGTTCTCAAACAGTCTTCAAGCCAATACATCCTCTTCACAAGGGTATATGTATAACACGGATTATGAGATCAGAAGTGCATTCTATCAGGGAAAACTAAATATTAAAAACGGAGATCTGCGACTTCAGGCAGGTTTTTCGGAAAAGAAATTCGGGGCTAACGGATTTTATTCTTCCAGCAAGGCTACCGAGCAATATGAAGAAATGCAGGCTTCAATCGTAAGTCTGGCTCATCAGCAGACCTTTGGGAAACTGAAGGTGAATTCTAACGTATATTGGCGAAGAGGACAGGATATGTATCTTTTTAACCGTCAAAAACCTGAGGTCTACAGAAATATGCATATCGGAAATAATGTAGGTGGAGAAGTAAACTCCAGCTAT is part of the Chryseobacterium lactis genome and encodes:
- a CDS encoding alpha/beta hydrolase family protein — protein: MNYKKICCFLPVFALFIACSVKKNVTSSGNYQVKLDTLTLFDQSRNRRIPIAVYKPQAEQKIPNQQVVIFNHGYGLNKGGDYFVYSYLTEKLASKGYVTVSIQHELPTDALLPTEGNLQLVRRPFWQNGSDNILFVLNELKKIQPDLDYKHLTIIGHSNGGDMAALFGNQHPNLVYKIITMDNRRMFLPRTSVPKIYSLRSNDYPADEGVLPTEDEQKKYHMIIQPTSINHGHMDNKGSDEEKKTLNDFILTYLEEH
- a CDS encoding DUF5700 domain-containing putative Zn-dependent protease, with translation MIHRILLILFIFLSSQMIYSQTFDDSSCWEYFKLTENLKKDKPLDKKVWNQFLENKAIQVYLKDQGVDSTFTDNYRKIMEIVYMPKNAAILQERLKEPMKNWWFYNINEYKVNEDNMKKYLTDIKKDPERYFDACYQYTYAMLPKKYQKKAPEYNVSIIPIHNDAHVENGWMVFTLIAAYFHDANKMGAMGGHEFHHVLRPQLVFEVENQDKVLISLLKKILNEGSADLTDKIYEGKNAMKLLEFQREAGPEFLADGAKVIKNIDSLLSIKPLDRSSLKINKLINNWNTSGHVPGYYMSDIIAKAGYKKELIKHIDDPFQFVYLYDKASKKNKEAYILSSTTMDLVRELDKKYRAKASIEQHQ
- the uvrA gene encoding excinuclease ABC subunit UvrA, whose amino-acid sequence is MANTTEIDIKKQIYVKNAHLNNLKHIDVLIPKNKLIVITGVSGSGKSSLAFDTIYAEGQRRYVESLSSYARQFLGKLEKPKVDDIKGLAPSIAIQQKVISSNPRSTVGTSTEIYDYMKLLFARIGKTYSPISGEEVKKDSVSDVVDFIKASKKDSSFLLTAPLEYDADNFKENLNILKLAGFTRLEINGNVAGIEDLESFGFVPEKGMMINLVIDRFSYEEDESFLQRLADSIQMAFYEGRGYCSLKNTDTGKTKEFSNKFELDGMEFLEPNVHFFSFNNPYGACPACEGYGKVIGIDEDLVVPNKTLSVYEDAVVSWRGETMSEWKKDFIKKAGDFPIHKPYHQLTKEQKNFLWKGDGKNNFPSINNFFKMLEENLYKIQYRVMLSRYRGKTLCSTCEGLRLREETSWVKIDGHNIQSMIELPLDELAPVINGLQLSDHDKEVAKRLLYEITTRLEFLLKVGLGYLTLNRTSNTLSGGESQRINLATSLGSSLVGSIYILDEPSIGLHSKDTENLIEVLKNLRDLGNTVIVVEHDEDVMRAADYIIDIGPEAGYLGGELVFAGDYKDLKKANTLTSEYLTGRLEIKVPEKRRKAKEWIHIKGARQNNLKNIDVDIPLENLVVISGVSGSGKSTLMKEILTNDIQIQLGMGGKKGDYDSVEFPKKLIKNIELIDQNPIGKSSRSNPVTYLKAYDDIRDLFAKQKVAKMMGYKPKHFSFNVDGGRCDECKGEGVINVSMQFMADIELECEVCKGTRFKSEILEVKFDEKSISDILHMTVDEALAFFKDNNEEKIVTKLRPLQEVGLGYLQLGQSSSTLSGGEAQRVKLASFLVKGVTTDKTLFIFDEPSTGLHFHDIQKLLKSLQALIDLGHSVIVIEHQPDIIKSADFIIDIGPEAGKHGGEVVFAGTPEDLTKNKKSYTAKYIKEKLEN
- a CDS encoding TonB-dependent receptor plug domain-containing protein, with translation MIKKIGSVFFLGSLLWVNAQEKTTDIENVEFQGKFISTPYKSANQNITVITREDIINSPAKSIDEILQQVSGMDIRRRGANGVQSDITFRGSSFEQVLLLLNGIRMNDSQTGHNNMNMPVDLDDVEKIEVIKGPAARRFGQNAYAGVINIITKTTPGKRVEISADGGDYGSYGLGMNAQIGNEKFSNSLQANTSSSQGYMYNTDYEIRSAFYQGKLNIKNGDLRLQAGFSEKKFGANGFYSSSKATEQYEEMQASIVSLAHQQTFGKLKVNSNVYWRRGQDMYLFNRQKPEVYRNMHIGNNVGGEVNSSYQWGLGTTGVGVELRKELLVSSNLGNPNRFVSQVFFEHHFSLFDKKLNISPGISWANYAKEGNFFYPGLDVGYNFNGNNKIYGNIAKVHRIPTFTELYYVSPTEVGNPDLTPENAISSEVGYQYQNNRILAKVSGFLRNSNNSIDWVKKDPNGTVWYAQNVGDIKVRGIEAEVNHKVTDWLRYMVGYTYLDSQYQESNEYISRYILDNLKHQFISKLETKFLGNFTNELVYRYNQRVNLGSYNLLDEKLSFAKKDYSVYVLINNITNTKYTEAFGVKMPQRWFHIGFSYTINIK